The region CTGTAGCCTGATCTGCTCCCAAGTCCGTAGCTGCTTCTTCTATTGACGCGTCAATCTGCCTGAGTGAAGCTATACCGCCTTCAATTCCGACGGGTAATTCTCGAATCACGTAATTTATAACGATAATTGCCGCAGTTCCCACTAAAATAATAGGCGCGTGATTGAATGCAAGTAAATAGCTTATTCCTAAAAGAGTACCGGGCAAGGCAAAAGGAGTCATTAACAGCATCTCAAGAATTCTCTTACCGTGAAATTTCCGCCGTACAATCAATAAAGCCGCTATCATTGCAATGATTCCCGCAATAGGTGTTGCAACTGCAGCAAGTGTTACAGTGTCAAATAATGCAGTAGTCGACCGAGTTATAGCCTCTGTGATATTCTCAAGGCTGAACGTGTAATCAATGCCCCAGTTCTTGACAAAGCAGCCCGCAAAAATTGTCCCGTAAAGCATTATCAAGAAAATTATTATCGCGAAAATTATCCCCGTCAAAATCCGTCTTACAAGCGGAGTCGTTAATTCAGTGATTCGGCCTGAAGGTTTGCCGGTTACTGTAACATATGAACGTTTTGACACCCAGAATCTTTGAACGAGAAAAGCCGTCAGAGTCGGCAATAATAACAATATCGACAACGCCGCCCCGTGCCCGAGTCTGAGCATTCCGGTTACTTCTATATAACTTTCAAGCGATAAAACTTTTAAGTCGCCGGCTAATAATAACGGATTCGCAAAATCTGCTAGTGAAGTAGTAAACACTAAGAGCCACGCACTTAATAAGCCCGGTACAGCAAGCGGCAATGTTATAGACGTAAAAGTTTTGAGTCTCCCTGCTGATAAATTTAGTGAGGCCTCCTCAAAAGTTGAGTCAACAGCCTGCAAAACTCCCGTTAAAGTCAAGAAAGCAATCGGGAACATTCCCATAGTCTGAACTAGAACGAGCCCCGGCAGTCCGTAAATTGAGAAGTCAAGCCCTATTACTCTTAGCCAGCGGGTTATTAAGCCGTTATTACCGAATAATAATATAATTGACAGAGTCAGTGAAAACGGCGGCGAAATTACCGGCAATACTCCCATTGTAGAAATTAATTTTTTGCACGGCGCATTAGTTCTCGTTACTACAAATGCAAATAAGAAGCCTACTAGAGTCGAAAATGTCGCAGTCCAGCAGCCTAACTTGAGACTCCCCCATAATGCAGACATATAGCCCTCTGAATTTAATATACTTTTCCAGACTGAAAGCGAAAATTTGCCGTTCTCCAAGAATGAAAGCCTCAAAGCCTCAAATAAGGGATATGCTACAAATGTTAAAGTCATCAGGAACAGCCCAGCCAGTGCAAAGCCGACTATGGGATCACGACTCATCATTAACTGCCAAATTACTACGGCAAATAATATAAACGCTCCGAAAAATAAAGTGTTAAGCATTCTCATAAAATTTTGTTCGGAGTCAGTGTTGAACGCAAATATTAACGCGCCTTCTATATCATGAGTCTTCAGGTTCACGGCCGGTGCGAAAAATATAGCCTGTTCTGACTTGTCGCCTATTGTCCAAGTTTTTGTGCTCCTGTAAATTTCTTCGTAGGCAGTATTGTCAAAACCTTTCGAGAATTCAGAGTCAGCCGCTGAGTCCTGCACTATTTTCGCAAGTTCCTTATCTCCGCGCGGGAGATTCTCTAACTTTTCGCCGGGCATGGGTATTGCGTCAACATATGCGACTCTGTAATTATTAGCGTCTTCTGCCAAACGTTTCAGCCACTCGTCAATATTTTCAGGCACTGAAGGAAATCCGGCGGCTACTGTCTCAACTGTTTGACGCTGGGAGTCCCTTGACTGTTTCAAGAATTCATCCCGAACGCTCGTATAAATCCAGAATCCGACTAACACGACAAATAATATTGTCAATAAAAAATTTATAACTCGTTTATTCAAGTTCTCTTACCTCCTTTACATGAATAAATAAAAGCCCCCCGCAAAAATTTATACGAGAGGCACGAATTCACAATAATTATTTTTCCGGAGCTGTTGAAATTTCTTTATTCCAGCGTTCTAATAATCTTTCTTTGTTGGAAGCGTCCCACTGGTCGTCTTGATTTACTAGATTCATGCTGTCAAGTGAGAAGCCCGTATTGGTCGGAGTAGCAAGTTTTGAAAGGGGTATAACATACCAGCGCGCTATTATGTCCATAGCCTTTTGACCGAGTACCCAGTCATATAATTTTTTAGCGTTCAAAGCATCGGGGCCGCCCTTCAAAATCGACATTGAAGCAGTCTCGAATCCTGTTCCGTCTGAAGGTATAGCAATCTCAATTTTTGCTCCCTCGCGCTGTAATTTAATTTGATCGTGTAAATATCCAATTGCTATGGGAATTTCTCCGAGTGCGCAGGATTTTCCGGGTGCTGACCCTGAACGAGTGAACTGCTCAACACTCTTTGCTAATTCTTTGAAGTATGCAAATGCCTTGTCTTCATCGCCGTTAAAGATTCTTATTACAGTCGTAATCATGTTATAGGCTGTCCCTGAAGTGCTTGGATGTGCGACTCTGACTTTTTTTGCGTATTCAGGCTTTATTAAATCCGCCCAGCTCTTAGGCATATCGAGTTTTAACTCTTTAGCGCGTTCTGTGTTCATGCAAAAAGCTATCGGCCCGACATAAAGCCCAGTCCAGTAATTTTCAGGGTCTCTATATCTTGCGGGAATGCTCGCAGCTACTCTTGAACGGTAAGGAGTGGAGAGTCCTCGTAATTTTGCCTCGATGTGCTGAGTTCCGACTCCTCCTACCCATATAGAAGCCTGAGGGTTAGCGCGTTCTGCCTCGAGTCTCGCAATTGCCTCACCGCCTGAAAGCCTGACCCATTCGACTTTGATTCCTGTTTCCTTCTCGAATTCGTCAAATAATGCCTTAGCAAGCGGTTCTTCCATAGTTGTATAAGCCTTCACGACTTCCGCAGAAAATGCTGCCCCCGCAAAAAGCACTACACAAACAAGAGCGAATACAAATTTTTTCATGTCTGTAAATCCTCCTGACTATAAAAATTTTATTGAACGTGAGAATATTTTAATCTGTCAGGAAAATTTTATGTATAGTAATTTGTCTCATATTTTCAGATTGATTTATAAATTTATTCTGTCATGCTAAAATCACATATACACATAAATAACGGAGAATAAATTAATTTCATGACAAAAGTTTTGCAGATAATAAATGCTATGTACCCATTTACAGGCGGAATGACTCAAGTTACTGAAGATATTATGCGAGTCTTGTCTGAGTCCGGGAATTTCGAGCAAAAAATTATATGCTTCAATGAAGATGCAGAATCTTGCGGGGTTGTAACTCATAGAAATCAGACAGTCCACGATGATATTAACGGAGTCGAGATAATTCGCTGCGGAAGTATTGCAAAAATAGCTTCTCAGTTAATTTCTTTGACATTCAAGCGTGAATTAAAAAATGTAATGGACTCTTTCAGGCCTGATATTGTTATATTGCATTATCCGAATCCTTTTGCTGCTCATATGCTTTTACCATTATTGAAATCAGGAAAATACAGCAATGTAAAATTTATTCTATATTGGCACCTAGATATTATCAGACAAAAGATTTTAGGCAAATTATTTTACTGGCAGAATATAAAATTATTAGAACGAGCAGATAAAATTATAGCTACAAGTCAGAATTATATAAATGGCAGCATATTTCTTAAACGCTATGAAGCAAAATGCGTTATTATTCCGTGCTGTGTACAAGATAAAAGAATATTAATCACTCCGGAAATTCAAATTAAAGCAGACTCAATCAGAGGAAAATATCAAGACAAATTTTTATCTATTTCAGTCGGCAGATTAGTAAAGTATAAGGGACTAGATTACTTGATAAAAGCGTGTGAATTTCTTGATGATGACTTCAAAATATTTATAGCAGGAACAGGCCCCGAAGAAAAAAAACTTAAGCAGCTAAGTAATAATAACAATATAATTTTCCTCGGTAAAATCAGCAATGAAGACCTAAGCGCGTATTATCTTGCAAGCGATGTAATTTCTTTTCCGTCAATCACAAAAAATGAAGCTTTCGGAATCGCACTCGCTGAAGGAATGTATTTCGGCAAACCCGCAATAACTTTTACGATACCAGGCAGCGGAGTCAATTATGTAAACATTGACGGCCTGACAGGAATTGAATGCCCTAATAGAGATATTAAAGCATTTGCACACTCATTGATAACACTAAAAAATGACGCT is a window of Synergistaceae bacterium DNA encoding:
- a CDS encoding glycosyltransferase, producing the protein MTKVLQIINAMYPFTGGMTQVTEDIMRVLSESGNFEQKIICFNEDAESCGVVTHRNQTVHDDINGVEIIRCGSIAKIASQLISLTFKRELKNVMDSFRPDIVILHYPNPFAAHMLLPLLKSGKYSNVKFILYWHLDIIRQKILGKLFYWQNIKLLERADKIIATSQNYINGSIFLKRYEAKCVIIPCCVQDKRILITPEIQIKADSIRGKYQDKFLSISVGRLVKYKGLDYLIKACEFLDDDFKIFIAGTGPEEKKLKQLSNNNNIIFLGKISNEDLSAYYLASDVISFPSITKNEAFGIALAEGMYFGKPAITFTIPGSGVNYVNIDGLTGIECPNRDIKAFAHSLITLKNDAELRKTLGDNARERVINNFTYETFRDKIINAVKF
- a CDS encoding iron ABC transporter permease, translated to MNKRVINFLLTILFVVLVGFWIYTSVRDEFLKQSRDSQRQTVETVAAGFPSVPENIDEWLKRLAEDANNYRVAYVDAIPMPGEKLENLPRGDKELAKIVQDSAADSEFSKGFDNTAYEEIYRSTKTWTIGDKSEQAIFFAPAVNLKTHDIEGALIFAFNTDSEQNFMRMLNTLFFGAFILFAVVIWQLMMSRDPIVGFALAGLFLMTLTFVAYPLFEALRLSFLENGKFSLSVWKSILNSEGYMSALWGSLKLGCWTATFSTLVGFLFAFVVTRTNAPCKKLISTMGVLPVISPPFSLTLSIILLFGNNGLITRWLRVIGLDFSIYGLPGLVLVQTMGMFPIAFLTLTGVLQAVDSTFEEASLNLSAGRLKTFTSITLPLAVPGLLSAWLLVFTTSLADFANPLLLAGDLKVLSLESYIEVTGMLRLGHGAALSILLLLPTLTAFLVQRFWVSKRSYVTVTGKPSGRITELTTPLVRRILTGIIFAIIIFLIMLYGTIFAGCFVKNWGIDYTFSLENITEAITRSTTALFDTVTLAAVATPIAGIIAMIAALLIVRRKFHGKRILEMLLMTPFALPGTLLGISYLLAFNHAPIILVGTAAIIVINYVIRELPVGIEGGIASLRQIDASIEEAATDLGADQATVFRTIVLPLVRPAFLSSLSYTFVRSMTAVSAVI
- a CDS encoding ABC transporter substrate-binding protein, producing MKKFVFALVCVVLFAGAAFSAEVVKAYTTMEEPLAKALFDEFEKETGIKVEWVRLSGGEAIARLEAERANPQASIWVGGVGTQHIEAKLRGLSTPYRSRVAASIPARYRDPENYWTGLYVGPIAFCMNTERAKELKLDMPKSWADLIKPEYAKKVRVAHPSTSGTAYNMITTVIRIFNGDEDKAFAYFKELAKSVEQFTRSGSAPGKSCALGEIPIAIGYLHDQIKLQREGAKIEIAIPSDGTGFETASMSILKGGPDALNAKKLYDWVLGQKAMDIIARWYVIPLSKLATPTNTGFSLDSMNLVNQDDQWDASNKERLLERWNKEISTAPEK